The sequence below is a genomic window from Candidatus Brocadiia bacterium.
GATGAAGTTCTTGGTACCGTTGATAACCCAGTTCTGGCCGTCCTTGACGGCATTGGTCTTGATGTTGGCCGCATCCGAACCGGCTGACGGCTCGGTCATGCCCAGGCATCCGATTTTCTGCCCGCTGGCCAGCGGTTTCAGGAAACGCATCTTCTGGTCTTCGGTGCCGTTATTGTATATCGGATCGCAGCAAAGAGATGTATGGGCCGAAACTATGACCGCCGTCGAGGCGCAGGCCACGGCCAGCTCTTCAATCACCAATGAATATGTAAGGTAATCCATCCCGGCGCCGCCGTATTGTTCCGGGAAAGGAATGCCCATAAAACCCAGTTCGGCAAGTCGCTTGATAAGTTCGGCGGGAAAACGATGCGTCCGGTCAAGTTCTGCGGCAATCGGCTTGACCTCATTTTCGGCAAATTCACGAGCAACCTTTTGTACCATCAGCTGCTCTTCTTTTAACCGCAAGTCCATGATAGAAGCCTCGTATTCGGTCTCTGTGTGCTAAACCACGATTCCGAGTCGGAACCGGAACAGCATTCATACCAAGACGTGATAAGGCTGTCAAGAAAATGAGATTATGAACGACTATTTATTATCCGGCTGTTTAGGCGCGGGATTTTGGGGCTGTTCGGGCGGCGCGCCGGCTACGGACCTAATTCGGTCCATCACCGCGGCGTTGAGGTAGAATATCACCGGCTCATTATCGAGCATGCTATAGTAGTTGCCGTTGTCGGCCTTTTTGCCTATCTTGAGCACGCTCTGGGCCGCTGATTTGTCGTCCTTTTCATATTCCATCGTTATAACCGCGCTGGGTTTATCCAACCCGAACGGTGATAAAGAATCCGAGTGGTCAGCCGCGAAGTCAGCCGCGGCTAAATAACAAATCTCGTTCCTCAGACCGTTGATAGCCTCGGGGTTTCCCACCTTGCCCACGCCCGACGCCGTCATCACCGACCATTCCTGGAGCTTTTCCTGGACGTAAACCAGCTTGGCCTTGCCGGATTCCTCTATGACCAGGTTTTTGACCCTGTCCGGCTGGATATTTATCAGGTTCCGCTTGCGCAGGTTGATAGACCCTCTCTTTAGATATTCATATATGGCCTTGTCCGCCCCGGCTATCCTGGATTCGCCGTCATGTTTCAGGTAAACGTATTTCGGGCTGGAGCCCAATCCCAACCGCACCGTCGACTCGCCTAAATCGTCTTTATAAGTCAATACCAGCCCGCGGAACTGTTCAGCCTGGGCAAATAACAACGCCGGCTCGGTTCCGGGCTGGTCGATAAACGTTTCAATATTGACTTCGTTGAGCTTCTCCACGAAATCCTTGACTGCGTCCGGATTGAACTCGGCCTTGGGCTGGATGAACTTCCATTGATCCTTGTCCTTTTCGGCGTCGAAGATGACATTAGCGCCTTGCTTCAGTACGAACTTGGATACCTTCTCGTTGTTCATCTCAAAGACCTTGTGGTTGCGCAGTTCGGTGGAATTAGCCATCAGCCGGTTGCCCAGGGTCGTTTCGATGGTAAACACCGTCGGCACGCTCTGGCGCATGCCGTAGAACTTAGTCGTATCGGTGGTATGCTTCTTGCCGATGAGCAGGACCTCGGAGTTTGCCGGCAACTTGTCGCTTTTGGAATTGGGGCTGGAAACCGTCATCATCAACTCCGGCGGCATCAGGCCGTACCTGGGAAAATCAGTAACGTTGTCTTCCTCGAACGAGGATATCCTGATGTCATTAATAGCATTAATGATGTCCTGAACCTTGGTCTTGTCGCAACGGTCCGCCACCGGCTTGACCAGATTCCAGCTGTCGCCTGACTTGGCTATTTCTATCTCGCCTCCGTCTGCGTACTTAAACTGAATCCTGTCAATCTGATAAGCGTCGGCGTCGAATATCTTCTTATAACGGAAATCGAATAATGACTTATTGAG
It includes:
- a CDS encoding DUF4340 domain-containing protein translates to MNKKTTVIMLILAVILGAYLYFFERKLPTTDEFTRMEKKILTINPKDVSKIEINKDGSKEPIICIKKEVDYWQMSQPVSTRADHTIIDDITKDIPELEKKAVITSTNYAEYGLDKPRMMATFTIKDKRCQFNIGKEAPMDLGTYIQLVLLDEPSGKKQSDIMLIAKSFYEKLNKSLFDFRYKKIFDADAYQIDRIQFKYADGGEIEIAKSGDSWNLVKPVADRCDKTKVQDIINAINDIRISSFEEDNVTDFPRYGLMPPELMMTVSSPNSKSDKLPANSEVLLIGKKHTTDTTKFYGMRQSVPTVFTIETTLGNRLMANSTELRNHKVFEMNNEKVSKFVLKQGANVIFDAEKDKDQWKFIQPKAEFNPDAVKDFVEKLNEVNIETFIDQPGTEPALLFAQAEQFRGLVLTYKDDLGESTVRLGLGSSPKYVYLKHDGESRIAGADKAIYEYLKRGSINLRKRNLINIQPDRVKNLVIEESGKAKLVYVQEKLQEWSVMTASGVGKVGNPEAINGLRNEICYLAAADFAADHSDSLSPFGLDKPSAVITMEYEKDDKSAAQSVLKIGKKADNGNYYSMLDNEPVIFYLNAAVMDRIRSVAGAPPEQPQNPAPKQPDNK